The genomic window GCGCATCCCCGTTTCGGAGCGCACGCTCCGCATGGAGGCGGTGCGCCTCCGCGAGCCGGCCCGAGATCTGGAGTTTCGGGTCGAGCGCCCGCGCCTTCTCGTATTGTTCCGCGGCCCCGCGGGGGTCCCCGTTGCGGAGCAGCAGCGCCGCGAGGCCGACGTGCGCGCGGGCGATGCTCTCCCGGAGTTCTATCTCCGGGGAGAGCGCCACCGCCCTGGTGTACATCGAGAGCGCCTGCTCGTACTGCCCCCCGTCGATGAAGGTGTTGCCGAGCCGGATGTAGAACTCCGCGTTCTGCGCGGCCTCGGGCGGCTCTCCCGCCGCCGGCGTCGCGGCGGACCAGGCGGCCAGGCAGGCGGCGACAAGGTGTCGGAACGGGCGGCTCTTCATCGGCGGCACCAGTGTAGCACGGATGGCGTCACAGATCCCGTCTCCCGGATCGCGCATCCCCTATCCGTATCCCGCATCGCCGGTTCCAGGCCCGCCGCAGAAACAATCGTCCCCTTGTCAGCGGATCCCCTCGGGGCTGCCGGCGGTCCCCTCTTCCGGGGGGCAGGAGACGGCCTCCGCGCACCCGGCGAGAAGCGCCGCCGCCGCGCTATTGGCCGGATCGAGGAGCAGGATCTTCTCGAACTCCATCGCGGCGCTCCGCGCGTCGCCCCGTTCGAGGAGGCGCATCCCGCGCCCCGTCAGGTCGATGGCGGCGCGCAGGGCATGCTCCGCGTCGATCGCGGAGCGCTCCCGGGCATAGCCGCCCGATGCGGCCAGGAGCGCGGCGGCGAGGAGACCGCACCTTCGGACCCGCGATTTCATCTTCCCGCGCATCGCACCGCCCTCGCCCGCATCCCGTGTCCCGCGCCCCCCGTCACTCCTCGACCGTGAGCGTGAACTCCTCCGCGCCGCGCCTGAACGTCGCGCCGTCCACGCTGATCCCCACCACCTGTATCCCCGACAGCTCCTCGCCGACGGCGACGGGCCTTCCGTTCACGATGGCGAGGGGACTCTCCTCGTCCCAGATCACCCCCGAGAGGCGGAGGGACGGGATGCTCGCCGCCGCTGTGTTCGATGCGGCGCGCGGCGGAAAGGAACGCGCCCCGTGCGGCGCCGCGGGGCGCGCCGGCGCATCCGCCGCGAAGCGGGGCGGGCGGAGCCGCATCGCCGCCGCGACGACCGCCGCGGCGAGGAGCAGGGCGGCGAGGGCGATCGCCGCGCGGCGGCGCGCGGAAGCGGCGGGCGGCTCCTCGGCGACGAGCCGCTCCTGGAGGATCGTCTTGGCCCTCCCGTTCTCCGCCTTCTTCAGCGCCTTCAGGATCGTGCTCATCCGCCCCTCCCCTCCGCGGCGCCGGCGAAGAGCCGCGGCACCTCCCTGCCTGCCTCCGCGCTCCTGAGCAGCATCCACTCCGCGGCGCCCGCCACCCCGTCCGCGGGGAGGCCGCGGTCCTCCTGGAACCGCTTCACGGCGGCGGTCGTCTTGGCTCCGTAGCCGCCCTCCTCCCCGTCTGGCGGGAACCCGGCCGCCGCGAGGGACCGCTGCAGTTCGCCTACCGCCGGCCCGCGCATCCCCGGCGCGCAGAGACCGGGGAGGGTCACCCCGGCGGGATAGAAATAGACCGCCCGCCCGCAGAGCGCCTCCTCGAGCTCCTGCTCGGCGAGCAGCCGCGTCTCTCCGCCCTGCATGCGGAGCGCCGCCCGCTCCCCCCTGACGCCCGAGAGCACGGCCGCGAGGCGCCCGCCCCGCGGCGCGCGCAGGAACAGGATGCAGGGGAGGTCCATCCGGCGGATGAAATCGACCCCCCCCCAGCACGCGACCGCCTGCATCCCGAAGCATCCGGCGAGGCGGTGAAGATCCCGCTTCTCGCCGAACTCGGGCGGTTCAGTGTCCCCGCGCCCCCACAGGGCGGCAAGCCGCGCCGCGGCTTCCGCCTCGGGGTTCACGGGAACGGCGATGGGAGCGGAGGCGGCCTGCGGTTGCGCCTCCTCCAGCGGCGCCGTGTCGTCCGGCGCCGGCGCCTCCAGCGGCGAAACAACGGGCGTCGGGGGCGCACCCGGCGCCGCCTCCTCGTCGAGCCGCTCCGCGACCGGCCCCAGGACGGTGCCGAGGAGCCCCTCCGCGTCCGCCCCGTTTCCCCCGGCCTCCGCCGCCGCTTCGGCGAGAGGAGCCTTTGCATCCCCCGCTCCCCCCGCGGGCGGACCCGGGAGGGGCGGCGGGGCGGGCCGCGTCGCGTACACCAGGGCGGCCGCGACGGCGGCCGCCGCGGCCCCCGCCGGCAGCGCCGGCATCCAGCGGCGCCGGGCGGCCGCGCCTCGAGGGCCCGGGTGGGCCCGGAGCTCCTCGATCGCGCGCCGCGCGATCCGGCCCGTGATCTTCCTCCTTCCGGCCACGAACCCCACGAGCAGCGCCCGGTCGCAGACGACGTTGATCCTGCGGGGGATCCCTCCCGAGTAGCGGTAGAACCTCCGCATGGCGGCGTCGGTGATGCGGATGGCGGGCGGCCCGTCTCCGGCGGCAACCGCGAGCCGGTACCGGATGTAGCGCGCCGTCTCCGCCGGTGTCAGCGGATTCAGATGGCAGGTGACGGCGATTCTCTGGGCGAGCTGCCTGAGCGCGGGGATCGCGAGCATATCCCGCAGCTCCGGCTGTCCCACCAGGACGATCTGGAGCAGCTTCTCCTTTTCCGTCTCGAGGTTGGAGAGCATCCGGAGCTGCTCGAGCACGGGGAGAGCGAGGTTCTGGCACTCGTCGATCAGCACGACGACGCTGCGCCCCGCCTCATGCTGCGAGAGGAGGTACCGGTTGAGCTCGTCGACGAGCCCCTTCCGGGTTGACGCCCCGCGGTGGCAGGAGAGATCCTCGTTGATGTTCTTGAGCAGCTCCTCGGCGGAGAGGAAGCTGTTGATGATGAACCCGACCTCCGCCTCCTTCTCGATCTCCGCGATGAGCGCCCTGCAGAGCGTGGTCTTGCCGGTGCCGACCTCCCCGCTCACGAGGATGAATCCTTTGCGCTCCCGTATGCCGTAGAGGAGGTGCCCCATCGCCTCGCGGTGCAACGGACTCAGGTAGAGGAAATGGGAGTCGGGGGTGAGGTTGAACGGCCGCTCCTTGAGGTTGTAGAAGTTGGTGTACATCCGCCGCCCGCCCTCCCCTCGCCGCGGCGCCGCGCGGAGCCCTCCCGCGCTCATCCGGACTCACCCGCGGCGGCCGCCGTGCCCCGCGGTCAGTGCACGCCCTCGAGGGAGAGGAGCTCGCGCACCTGCTTCTGCACCTCCCTCGCCTGCCCGACGGCGAGCCCGGGGTCCTCGACCAGCAGCGTCTCCCCGCTCCCCGCGAACTCGTAGACGACGAGCCGGCGCCCGCTTCCCGGCTCGACGATCCTGTCGCGCGGCAGGAGCTTCCGCTTCCGTTCAAGCATCAGGGCGAGGATGTACGAGAAGTTCACGTGCGCGGGCTCGCCTGAATCGAGGTACTTCCTGAGGAGCCGCTCGACCGTGCTCCGGGCGATCGGCTCCTCCTTCTCTTTCGGCGGCTCCGGTTTGAAGCGCCCCTTCCAGGATGAGAGGGCCTCCGCCGCGCGATCCGGCCCCGCGGAACTGTCGAGCGCCGCCCGGCAGGCCGCGCAATAATCCTCGCGCTGATACGACCCGTCGACGGCGAAGAGGAAGGTTTCGTACCGATCCCCGTCCGCGAACTCCCGGGCGCAGCAGGCGCACCGCCTGGCCCGTTTGATGCTGTGCCACTCCTGCGGGTTCCTGGCCATCAGTCCGCGCCCGCCGCAGGGTCCTCCCCAGACGCCTTCCCCGGCTCCCCCTTCGTTTCGCCCCGCGCGGGGGAGGGGGCCTCCTCCGCCCCCCCCGCCGCGGACGCGGGAGCGGCATCCCGCCTCCCCGCGGCGTCATTCGGCTCCTTGGCGGCCTCGTCGACAAAGTTGAGCTGGAGAGTGCTCAGGGCGTTGGCGAGCACCCGCTCCTCCTGCCTCGTCAGGTTCCCCTTCGTCTTCGCCTGCAGGGTCTCGAGCAGGTCGATGCTGCCCCGCGCGGCCTCGAGGTCCTTCTCGGTCTTCCCCGAGACCGGGTTCGCCACCTTGCCCAGCGCCACCCACGCGGAGCCGTGTATGCCCATCAGCAGCGAGAGGAAGCGCGCCTCGTGCACCTTCTCCTTTTCCCTGTCCATTGCATCCCCCTGTGTGATGCCCCGCCGCGGAGTCCGCGGGGAGACGACCCCGCCGGAGGGCCTCTCCCCTCCCCCTCCGTTTCGTTCCGTGCCCCCCCGGGGTGAAACAACCGGCTCTTCGCGCTAGTCGTCGAAGATGCGGTCGAACGCCTCCTTGAAGTCGTAGCCGCCCCGGAAATCGTCGAGGTTGTCCTGTTCGGTCTTGTTGAGGAGGCCGCCGTTGACGAGGTTGAACACCGCCTCGCCGATATCCTCGCACCGGCGCACCCCCCAATGCTCGAGAACGGTCCTCGCCATCGGGCCGTAGCGCTCGATCGCGTGCCGGCGCGCCCCCTCGAGCAGCTCCCGCCCGCTCACGTGCCTCCTCTCGCCGAGCATCCGGTACGTGTAGT from Chlamydiota bacterium includes these protein-coding regions:
- a CDS encoding AAA family ATPase — encoded protein: MYTNFYNLKERPFNLTPDSHFLYLSPLHREAMGHLLYGIRERKGFILVSGEVGTGKTTLCRALIAEIEKEAEVGFIINSFLSAEELLKNINEDLSCHRGASTRKGLVDELNRYLLSQHEAGRSVVVLIDECQNLALPVLEQLRMLSNLETEKEKLLQIVLVGQPELRDMLAIPALRQLAQRIAVTCHLNPLTPAETARYIRYRLAVAAGDGPPAIRITDAAMRRFYRYSGGIPRRINVVCDRALLVGFVAGRRKITGRIARRAIEELRAHPGPRGAAARRRWMPALPAGAAAAAVAAALVYATRPAPPPLPGPPAGGAGDAKAPLAEAAAEAGGNGADAEGLLGTVLGPVAERLDEEAAPGAPPTPVVSPLEAPAPDDTAPLEEAQPQAASAPIAVPVNPEAEAAARLAALWGRGDTEPPEFGEKRDLHRLAGCFGMQAVACWGGVDFIRRMDLPCILFLRAPRGGRLAAVLSGVRGERAALRMQGGETRLLAEQELEEALCGRAVYFYPAGVTLPGLCAPGMRGPAVGELQRSLAAAGFPPDGEEGGYGAKTTAAVKRFQEDRGLPADGVAGAAEWMLLRSAEAGREVPRLFAGAAEGRGG
- a CDS encoding DUF1844 domain-containing protein yields the protein MDREKEKVHEARFLSLLMGIHGSAWVALGKVANPVSGKTEKDLEAARGSIDLLETLQAKTKGNLTRQEERVLANALSTLQLNFVDEAAKEPNDAAGRRDAAPASAAGGAEEAPSPARGETKGEPGKASGEDPAAGAD